Proteins encoded within one genomic window of Theobroma cacao cultivar B97-61/B2 chromosome 7, Criollo_cocoa_genome_V2, whole genome shotgun sequence:
- the LOC18594314 gene encoding probable LRR receptor-like serine/threonine-protein kinase At3g47570 yields MTNPHFTLADLMLVLLLHNCFSLSMESANITTDQLALLAFKANVHDPQNLLAANWSIYTSVCNWIGVSCGSKHQRVTALSLSNLSLTGTLPPHLGNLSFLSLLNIEENGFEGSLPVELANLHRLRYISFAKNNFTGELPSWFDSFPKLESLYLQKNYFTGVIPSSMCYLPNLEILDLHENNLKGQIPEEIGNLTSLKMLYLQNNQLSGSIPSSIFNISSLQDVELKSNYLTGAIPLEITSLSNLEILYLGYNKLFGPIPPAIFNSSTMQQLSLQANRLSGHLPESLWLPQVEYFYLGENQLDGEIPSSLSNASQLISIELQGNFFSGFLPDTFGNLRNLEDLNLHENNFSSKLSSPEMSFISSLTNCRNLKYLYIDKNPLINTELPVSIGNLSSFLEVFSATGCNIKGSIPREIGNLSGLVDMNLDNNKLTGTIPTTVGRIRDLQSISLQDNDLEGSIPVDICRLESLSLLLLTNNKLSGPILACLGNLNSLRSLLLGSNSFTSSIPLNLTRLEDILHLNLSSNSLTGPLPIDIGKWKVVIDLDLSGNQLSGDIPASIGDLKGITHLSLSSNKLQGSIPQSTSGMIDLEFLDLSRNNLSGTIPRSLEKLWNLKYFNVSFNRLEGEIPDGGAFSNYSIQSFMGNQALCGAARLHLPPCKTNAHSRSRKITKLLKYILPTVVATTIITLALIIIFLRSQKRKASLPSYGDILPLATWRRISYHELQQATDGFCESNLLGVGSFGSVYQGTLPDGTSIAVKVFNLELEKAFKSFEVECEVLRNIRHRNLVKIISSCCKIDFKALVLEFLPNGSLEKWLYSHNHFLDILQRLNIMIDVASALEYLHHGHTTSVVHCDLKPSNVLLDEDMGAHLVDFGIAKLLGEEGSVIQTMTLATIGYMAPEYGAEGIISIKGDVYSFGILLMEIFTRKKPTDEMFSEEMSLKNWVKQSLPSAVIQVVDKNLLSSREREHLAAKDCALSIMQLGTECSADLPEERIDMKNVVVKLKKIKIKFLKDIERVR; encoded by the exons aTGACAAATCCTCATTTCACTCTTGCTGATCTTATGCTGGTGTTGCTGTTGcataattgtttttctttgtctaTGGAATCAGCCAACATCACCACAGACCAACTAGCTCTTCTTGCATTCAAAGCCAATGTCCATGACCCTCAAAACCTCTTGGCAGCCAACTGGTCTATATATACCTCTGTTTGCAATTGGATTGGTGTCAGTTGCGGATCCAAGCACCAAAGAGTCACAGCTCTTAGTCTCTCTAACTTGAGTCTAACTGGAACTCTCCCACCTCACTTGGgaaatttatcttttctttcattgCTCAACATCGAAGAAAACGGTTTTGAAGGCTCATTACCTGTCGAGTTGGCTAATTTGCATCGGCTGAGATATATAAGCTTTGCTAAGAACAACTTTACCGGGGAACTCCCATCATGGTTTGATTCCTTTCCTAAACTTGAAAGCTTGTATttgcaaaaaaattacttcacGGGTGTTATCCCCTCTTCTATGTGCTATTTGCCAAATCTAGAGATCTTGGATTTGCATGAAAATAATCTGAAAGGACAGATTCCTGAAGAAATTGGAAATCTTACAAGCTTGAAGATGTTATATTTGCAGAATAATCAGCTTTCAGGTTCCATACCCTCCTCAATCTTCAACATATCTTCATTACAAGATGTTGAACTCAAAAGCAATTATCTAACTG GTGCAATTCCACTTGAGATTACCAGCCTTTCTAATTTGGAGATCTTATATTTGGGATATAACAAACTCTTTGGTCCTATCCCTCCTGCTATCTTTAACAGCTCAACTATGCAGCAGTTGTCACTGCAAGCAAATCGCCTGTCAGGCCATCTTCCGGAAAGTCTTTGGCTTCCACAAGTTGAGTACTTTTATCTTGGAGAAAATCAACTCGATGGAGAAATCCCATCCTCTCTCTCCAATGCCTCCCAGCTTATTAGCATTGAGCTGCAAGGGAATTTCTTCTCTGGCTTTCTTCCGGACACCTTTGGCAATCTAAGAAATCTAGAAGATCTCAACCTGCATGAAAACAATTTCTCTAGTAAACTTTCATCCCCAGAAATGAGCTTCATCTCATCTTTGACAAACTGTAGaaacttgaaatatttgtaCATTGATAAAAATCCATTAATCAATACTGAACTTCCGGTTTCGATTGGAAATCTCTCAAGTTTTCTTGAAGTTTTCTCTGCTACTGGGTGCAACATCAAGGGCAGCATCCCGAGAGAAATTGGGAACTTAAGCGGCTTGGTGGACATGAACCTAGACAACAATAAATTGACTGGAACGATTCCTACAACTGTTGGCAGAATAAGAGACCTACAATCTATTTCTCTGCAAGACAATGATTTAGAAGGATCGATCCCAGTTGATATATGCCGTTTGGAGAGCTTGAGTTTATTACTTCTCACCAACAACAAACTTTCTGGACCAATACTGGCATGCTTGGGTAATCTCAATTCTCTAAGATCTCTGCTCTTAGGCTCTAACAGTTTTACATCCTCAATACCCTTAAACTTGACAAGACTGGAAGATATCTTGCATTTGAATTTGTCTTCGAATTCCTTAACTGGCCCTCTCCCAATTGATATTGGAAAATGGAAGGTTGTGATTGATTTGGATTTATCAGGAAACCAATTATCAGGGGATATACCGGCTAGTATTGGGGATCTCAAAGGCATTACCCATCTTTCCTTATCTAGTAATAAGTTGCAGGGCTCCATTCCTCAGTCGACTAGTGGCATGATAGACTTGGAATTCTTGGATTTGTCAAGAAATAATCTATCTGGAACAATTCCTAGATCCCTAGAGAAGCTTTGGAAtctcaaatattttaatgtcTCATTCAATAGACTTGAAGGAGAAATTCCTGACGGAGGAGCATTCTCAAACTACTCGATTCAATCATTTATGGGGAATCAAGCATTGTGTGGTGCCGCTCGATTGCACCTCCCACCGTGCAAAACTAACGCTCATAGTCGATCCAGGAAGATCACAAAGCTTCTAAAATATATTCTGCCAACAGTAGTTGCCACAACAATTATAACACTGGCCTtgatcatcatttttttacgAAGTCAAAAAAGGAAAGCAAGCTTGCCAAGTTATGGAGATATTTTACCTTTAGCaacatggaggagaatttcaTATCACGAGCTTCAACAAGCTACTGATGGATTTTGTGAAAGCAATTTGCTTGGTGTCGGCAGTTTTGGCTCAGTATACCAAGGGACACTGCCAGATGGAACGAGCATCGCAGTGAAGGTGTTCAATTTGGAGTTAGAAAAAGCCTTTAAGAGCTTTGAAGTTGAGTGTGAGGTCCTTCGAAACATTCGCCATCGGAATTTGGTCAAAATCATCAGTAGTTGCtgtaaaattgattttaaagctcTGGTATTAGAGTTCTTGCCTAACGGAAGCCTGGAGAAGTGGTTGTATTCTCACAACCATTTTCTAGATATCTTGCAAAGGCTGAACATAATGATAGATGTTGCATCTGCTTTAGAGTATCTCCATCATGGCCATACAACATCCGTGGTGCATTGCGATTTAAAGCCTAGCAATGTCCTTCTAGATGAAGATATGGGTGCACATTTGGTTGATTTTGGCATAGCAAAACTTTTAGGTGAAGAGGGCTCAGTGATACAAACAATGACATTGGCAACTATTGGGTATATGGCACCAG AGTATGGAGCGGAAGGAATTATTTCTATAAAAGGTGATGTCTACAGTTTTGGCATTCTTTTGATGGAAATCTTCACAAGAAAAAAGCCCACAGATGAAATGTTTTCAGAAGAAATGAGCTTGAAGAATTGGGTGAAACAGTCTTTACCATCTGCAGTAATTCAAGTTGTGGACAAAAATTTGCTAagttctagagagagagaacaCTTGGCAGCAAAGGATTGTGCCTTGTCCATTATGCAATTGGGTACTGAATGTTCTGCAGATTTACCTGAGGAGAGGATTGACATGAAAAATGTTGTTGTGAAGCTGAAAAAGATCAAAATCAAGTTTCTAAAAGACATTGAACGGGTTCGATAA
- the LOC18594313 gene encoding aspartyl protease family protein At5g10770, with protein sequence MATSPFSNLFVFLHSASLFFLFLVCSSKRSYAFEGKTTSTVESKDILHTHVLRTSSLLPSTVCKSLSKVINVKSSLAIVNKHGPCSQLNQDKPNAPSHSEILRQDQARADSIHSMLSLSSTEKTSLQDKPGISIGTGKYQVTMGFGSPKTELSLVFDTASQLTWTQCQPCSGYCYDQKEPIFDPSKSSSYTNIQCSSATCKQISSEGMREGCSSSSSCVYGVTYSNTTFSVGFMAKETLTITSSDVFQGFLFGCGQRNRFPNGGSAAGVLGLGRGWFSLVSQTANKYHKVFSYCLPPSDRSTGYLRFGDKNLPNSVQFTPMSSSFQGTHYYGLDIVDIGVGGERLSIDRSVFTTSGTVIDSASLITRLPPAAYSRVRRAFEVRMTKYPRAPAFESLGTCFDFSGNTSVVMPTISLYFDGGLEMPIDARGILYVNKISQACLAFAKNGDDSDVMILGNFQQKGYEVVYDDANGRVGFAPGRCG encoded by the exons ATGGCCACTTCCCCGTTCTCCAACTTGTTTGTATTCCTCCACTCcgcttctcttttctttctcttccttgtCTGCTCTTCAAAAAGGAGCTATGCCTTTGAAGGAAAAACAACTAGTACTGTGGAAAGCAAGGATATTCTCCATACTCACGTTCTTCGAACCAGTTCTCTACTGCCATCAACTGTTTGCAAATCACTTAGCAAAG TTATCAACGTAAAGTCATCATTAGCGATTGTAAACAAGCATGGTCCATGCTCTCAACTGAACCAAGACAAACCAAACGCTCCCTCTCATTCTGAAATTCTCCGTCAAGACCAAGCCCGAGCTGATTCAATCCACTCCATGCTCTCCCTAAGTTCCACGGAGAAGACATCACTTCAAGACAAACCAGGAATCTCGATTGGCACCGGGAAGTACCAGGTCACCATGGGCTTTGGCTCGCCCAAAACGGAGCTTTCCCTGGTATTTGACACTGCTAGTCAATTAACTTGGACTCAGTGCCAGCCATGCTCTGGATATTGCTATGACCAAAAGGAACCAATATTCGATCCATCAAAGTCATCATCCTATACCAACATTCAGTGCTCCTCGGCCACGTGCAAACAAATTTCTTCCGAAG GTATGCGAGAAGGTTGCTCTTcctcatcatcatgtgtgtaTGGCGTCACATACAGTAATACAACATTTTCCGTTGGCTTCATGGCTAAAGAAACCTTAACCATAACAAGTTCAGATGTGTTTCAAGGGTTCTTATTTGGCTGTGGGCAAAGAAACCGTTTCCCTAACGGTGGAAGTGCAGCTGGGGTATTAGGACTTGGCCGTGGATGGTTTTCCCTAGTATCCCAAACTGCTAACAAGTATCACAAAGTATTCTCCTATTGTTTGCCACCAAGTGATAGATCAACCGGATACCTAAGATTTGGTGATAAGAACCTCCCAAATTCCGTTCAATTCACACCCATGTCAAGTTCCTTTCAAGGAACACACTATTACGGCCTTGATATTGTCGATATAGGCGTAGGAGGCGAGAGACTATCCATTGACAGGTCGGTTTTTACGACTTCAGGCACCGTCATTGACTCAGCATCTTTGATCACACGCCTCCCTCCGGCAGCCTATTCAAGAGTCCGGAGAGCTTTCGAAGTAAGGATGACCAAGTATCCAAGGGCACCGGCATTCGAATCTCTAGGGACGTGCTTTGATTTTAGTGGTAATACCAGTGTTGTAATGCCAACGATCAGCTTATACTTTGATGGGGGCCTTGAGATGCCTATTGATGCTAGAGGGATTTTGTATGTTAACAAGATATCTCAAGCCTGTCTGGCTTTTGCCAAAAATGGTGATGATAGTGATGTAATGATCCTAGGAAATTTTCAACAGAAGGGGTATGAGGTCGTCTATGATGATGCCAATGGAAGGGTTGGATTTGCACCTGGTCGTTGTGGCTAA
- the LOC18594312 gene encoding LRR receptor-like serine/threonine-protein kinase EFR: MGNTRFCLPLIVVLLFRNFITFLSIESPNITSDQLALLALKSHVTFDPQNLLASNWSSATSVCNWIGITCGSRHRRVTTLNLFGMGLVGTIPPHLGNLSFLSRLSMGNNSFHGSLPNQLANLRRLNFINFAHNNISGEIPSWFSSFTQLQNLFLQGNNFTGVISSSLCHLPKLEIMRLNTNSLQGQIPVAIGNLSNLRILFLYANQLSGSIPPSIFNISSLQIVDLGSNKLSGHLPSDMFGNLPELQVLNLATFSKVKSHGRLVIFKIWRF; the protein is encoded by the exons ATGGGAAATACTCGCTTCTGCCTCCCTCTCATAGTTGTGCTTCTGTTTCGtaattttattactttctTGTCTATTGAATCTCCAAACATCACCTCAGACCAATTGGCTCTTCTTGCATTAAAATCCCATGTAACCTTTGACCCTCAAAATCTTTTAGCATCCAATTGGTCTAGTGCTACCTCAGTTTGCAATTGGATTGGCATCACTTGCGGATCCCGACACCGTAGGGTAACAACTCTGAATCTTTTTGGCATGGGTTTGGTAGGCACTATCCCACCTCATTTGGGAAATCTATCTTTCCTCTCCAGGCTAAGCATGGGAAACAATAGTTTTCATGGCTCATTACCCAACCAGTTGGCTAATTTGCGTAGGTTGAACTTTATAAACTTCGCCCACAACAACATTAGTGGAGAAATCCCATCATGGTTTAGTTCCTTCACTCaacttcaaaacttgtttcttCAAGGTAACAACTTCACGGGTGTAATCTCATCATCATTGTGCCATTTGCCAAAGCTAGAGATCATGAGGCTGAATACCAATAGTCTGCAAGGGCAGATTCCTGTCGCTATTGGAAATCTTTCTAACTTGAGGATATTATTTTTGTATGCTAATCAGCTTTCAGGTTCCATACCTCCCTCAATCTTCAACATATCTTCGTTGCAAATTGTTGATCTCGGTAGTAATAAACTCAGTGGTCATCTCCCATCGGATATGTTTGGTAATCTTCCTGAATTGCAAGTGCTTAATTTGG CAACATTCTCAAAG GTCAAATCCCATGGCAGATTGGTTATCTTCAAAATTTGGAGATTCTAA
- the LOC108662763 gene encoding aspartyl protease family protein At5g10770-like, translated as MGLGLPKTELSLVFDTASQLTWTQCEPCAGYCYDQKEPIFDPSESSSYTNIQCSSATCKQISSEGMRRGCSSSSTCVYGVTYSNTTFSVGFMAKETLTITRSDVFQLFIFGCGQRNNFPNGGSAAGVLGLGRGWFSLVSQTANKYHKVFSYCLPPSDRSTGYLRFGDKNLPSSVQFTPMSNSFQGTHYYGLDIVDIGVGGERLSIDRSVFTTSGTVIDSASLITRLPPAAYSRVRRAFEVRMTKYPRAPAFESLGTCFDFSGNTSVVMPTISLYFEGGLEMPIDARGILYVNKISQACLAFAKNSDDSDVMILGNFQQKGYEVVYDDANGRVGFAPGRCS; from the exons ATGGGCTTGGGCTTGCCCAAAACGGAGCTTTCCCTGGTATTTGACACTGCTAGTCAATTAACTTGGACTCAGTGCGAGCCATGCGCTGGATATTGCTATGACCAAAAGGAACCAATATTCGATCCATCAGAGTCATCATCCTATACTAACATTCAGTGCTCCTCGGCCACGTGCAAACAAATTTCTTCCGAAG GTATGCGAAGAGGTTGCTCTTCCTCGTCAACATGTGTGTATGGCGTCACATACAGTAATACCACATTTTCCGTTGGCTTTATGGCTAAAGAAACCTTAACCATAACACGTTCTGATGTGTTTCAATTGTTTATATTTGGCTGTGGGCAAAGAAACAATTTCCCAAACGGTGGAAGTGCAGCTGGGGTATTAGGACTTGGCCGTGGATGGTTTTCCCTAGTGTCCCAAACTGCTAACAAGTATCATAAAGTTTTCTCCTATTGTTTGCCACCAAGTGATAGATCTACCGGATACCTAAGATTTGGTGACAAGAACCTCCCAAGTTCCGTTCAATTCACACCCATGTCAAATTCCTTCCAAGGAACACACTATTACGGCCTTGATATTGTCGATATAGGTGTAGGAGGCGAGAGACTATCCATTGACAGGTCGGTTTTTACGACTTCAGGCACTGTCATTGACTCAGCATCTTTGATCACACGCCTCCCTCCGGCAGCCTATTCAAGAGTCCGGAGAGCTTTCGAAGTAAGGATGACCAAGTATCCAAGGGCACCGGCATTCGAATCTCTAGGGACATGCTTTGACTTTAGTGGTAACACTAGTGTTGTAATGCCAACGATCAGCTTATACTTTGAAGGGGGCCTTGAGATGCCTATTGATGCTAGAGGGATTTTGTATGTTAACAAGATATCTCAAGCCTGCCTGGCTTTTGCAAAAAATAGTGATGATAGTGATGTAATGATCCTAGGAAATTTTCAACAGAAGGGGTACGAGGTTGTGTATGATGATGCCAATGGAAGGGTTGGATTTGCACCTGGTCGTTGCAGCTAA